In a single window of the Debaryomyces hansenii CBS767 chromosome A complete sequence genome:
- a CDS encoding DEHA2A07172p (similar to uniprot|Q06169 Saccharomyces cerevisiae YLR324w PEX30 Peroxisomal integral membrane protein or uniprot|P53203 Saccharomyces cerevisiae YGR004w PEX31 Peroxisomal integral membrane protein), with translation MSGKQSNHNGENLGNKSSGSKVHSSPNSGKVEGSGESKDNTAEIRAVFTSSDSKQDEESKSRPQTSPLLSSTPPSVAKSLVRSYPYLLIVNKFLSIITWTNDDYWINIILVCLYSLAILYFENLVTWSGHLIIVGIITLYALLNNKIIEETNLHPTLDDVVQALTTTCIKADMLLNPITSLSLTAYDIKRLLFTTVFLTPLYLIVTFLLVKPRIILLFTGLHILTYHSSYSRVARKMLWKIKLVRVLCFYLTGLDFSQARNHSLFAAAFAKVHKNAGHSLDLSSEASNKPVRFTYVIYENQRRWLGIGWTSNLLSYERTPWTDEFLNESSSLESFQLPNNENNDYSFGAQQSQQLSGSDTTWRWVDKTWRLDLTNDGAITLQNNKRSKTTANPATDEGYIYYDNTWKKPSTEDSFSKYTRRRRWIRTAELVFNGSSDKTPSTEEEISSNSASIPGSSNSTTGAETGNSTKSAKKRKSLRFVDPESDTTDEKTDGPESLAQVEKELAADEQDTKDLKRGVEELTSMAQEADFAGKKND, from the coding sequence atGTCTGGCAAGCAAAGCAATCATAATGGAGAAAATTTAGGGAATAAGTCTTCAGGATCAAAAGTGCACAGCAGCCCCAATTCTGGGAAGGTAGAAGGTAGCGGTGAATCTAAGGATAATACTGCCGAAATTAGGGCGGTATTTACTTCGTCCGATTCGAAGcaagatgaagaaagtaAGTCAAGACCGCAAACATCACCTCTCTTGTCATCGACCCCACCTAGCGTTGCTAAGTCATTGGTAAGGTCGTATCCGTATTTGTTGATAGTGAATAAGTTTTTATCAATCATAACATGGACTAATGATGACTACTGGATTAATATCATCCTTGTTTGTTTGTACTCGTTGGCCATATTGTATTTCGAAAACTTAGTAACATGGCTGGGACATTTGATTATAGTAGGTATTATCACGTTGTAtgcattattgaataataagatCATTGAGGAAACAAACTTACACCCAACTTTGGATGATGTTGTCCAGGCATTGACTACTACGTGTATCAAAGCCGATATGTTGTTGAATCCAATCACGTCATTGTCGTTAACTGCCTACGATATCAAAAGACTTCTTTTCACGACGGTTTTCTTGACTCCGCTTTATCTTATCGTGACATTTTTACTTGTCAAGCCTAGAATCATATTGTTATTCACTGGACTCCACATTCTTACGTACCACTCTTCGTACTCGAGAGTGGCCCGTAAAATGTTGTGGAAAATCAAGTTAGTCAGAGTGTTATGTTTCTACTTGACTGGATTGGATTTCCTGCAAGCTAGAAACCATTCCTTGTTTGCTGCTGCCTTTGCTAAAGTTCACAAAAATGCTGGACATTCTTTAGATTTGAGTAGTGAAGCTTCAAACAAGCCGGTGAGATTTACATACGTGATATACGAGAACCAGAGACGTTGGTTGGGTATTGGTTGGACATCGAATTTATTGTCTTATGAAAGAACCCCATGGACTGACGAATTTTTGAATGAGTCTTCGTCTCTCGAAAGTTTCCAACTTCCAAATAACGAAAACAACGACTATTCGTTTGGAGCTCAACAGTCTCAGCAATTATCTGGAAGTGATACTACCTGGAGATGGGTTGATAAGACCTGGAGGTTGGACTTAACTAATGATGGTGCCATCACCTTACAGAATAATAAGAGATCTAAGACTACTGCCAACCCAGCCACTGATGAGGGTTATATCTATTACGATAATACTTGGAAAAAGCCATCGACAGAAGATTCATTTTCCAAGTACactagaagaagaagatggaTTAGAACCGCTGAATTAGTATTCAATGGCTCATCCGATAAGACACCTTCTACCGAGGAAGAAATTTCATCTAACAGTGCAAGTATTCCTGGCTCGTCCAATTCAACCACAGGAGCGGAAACTGGTAATTCCACAAAGTCTGcaaaaaagagaaagagcTTAAGATTTGTTGATCCTGAATCTGATACAACAGATGAGAAGACCGATGGACCAGAATCTCTCGCTCAAGTTGAGAAAGAATTGGCGGCCGACGAGCAAGACACAAAAGACTTGAAAAGAGGAGTAGAAGAGCTTACCTCAATGGCTCAAGAAGCCGATTTCGCGGGCAAGAAGAATGATTGA